The genomic region GTTTTCTTTAGTCTGATGTTCTTTGGAGAAGATTAATTCAAAGTGTATGCGAGCAGAACATTGCGAAGCTAAAATCTAGCAGCCTAGTTGTAATGTGAATTTTGAAATGGAAGCAGGGATGTTTTGCATGGCTGTATCAGTTCcacttcacgggggagattgttgggaatgtgaagcccaacggtcacataaCCATTCACGTTCTCCCAACTGTTCATTTCATATCTGTGTACATGATTATATAATGGCTATGTGCATCCCATGTAAGATagagttgattaatagaagttattccctgctttgagtgtggatgtaggcaaattttcCGAACCatgataaatcgtgtgttgtctcttATTATTGTTttctataataataataacaatattattattttgattttattattattaatttccttaattttgttagtattattattatttttctcttctctcttgtttattgttttctcttttctttttctttcttcttggaAGTTCTTTCATTTGGCTTTCtctctttgtttcattttattttcttttatctctctcttttttttcaACTTTATTTTCCTGCCTGCCTCTCTTCTCATTTTTAACCTTGGCTTGGTCTGCAACTTATCATTCCATGTTCTTAGCTCTCTAGAATCCTGATAATAGATCACggaatgtgatccaaaacattgataccAAAAAAATGCTACACAACCTAATCCAAAAAATTTAAGATTATCTTATAAAAGATCAAAGTCAAGTCATTCAGTTAAAAACAAAATACAACTACTTTATTATTCATTCTTAAGAGGCAATACCGAGTAGGTTTTAATTATGGTACACAAGTCCAGTCCAACATAACGTACAATTTCTACCTTTTTCCCGATCAAATTCTGCAAAGAAAAGAATTGCAGGATGGAAAAGAGATCCAATTTCTACCATTGATTGCTATTTGAATACCTGCTCATAAATTTCAGGGCCTCTATGAAACAACTCATGTCAATTATTGGCTCTGATATTTTACTGTACGAATTTTTTATATTTTGCCCTTAAAATATAGGTGAAATTTATATATCATCTGTTTTATCAGGATTCAATTATGATGGTTTTATTAGGATTTATCAATCTGTTTAGAAATGAAAGCTGTAAATATGATAACAAATAATGTACCGGCTTTATAAAGCTTATTCAGGTAATATGTTCTTGTATATGTAAAGTTTTAATTAACACAAGGTATTATGGTATTATGATTTAGTTGGAAAAAAGAAAAGAACTTGAAGTTaagagaagaaaatttgaaaacaagaagaatgaaaactatattattaactgattataATCTACATGAATTTACAAAGTATATAAAATCTCTGTTAAAGAAAATATATACATCTTATTGGCTTGGACCCATTACCAGTTAAAACCAGAAAAAAAGATTTAAAACCGAATCTTGAAATCCTCCTTGATTAACAAAGCTTCTAAATAAAAAATTAGGTAAAACAGAAAGTTTTCTTTAACAGTACAGCAATACATACTCAAATTCTGAAAATCCTTGAATAACCCCAAACTACCAAACCAGGTCAATGGTGAACACCTTTCAGGATTTGGTGGTCATCATGTTCTTAACCTCAGAGAAATCTATAAGGCCGTCCGAATTCTCATCAAATCTACATATCATTCTCTCACAATCCTCCAAATAATGCCTACCCTGCTCTATCAATCCCAAATTACTCAGCACTTGTTGAAGCTCAGAAGAAGAAATATACCCATCTTCATCCAGATCGTAAACTTTGAATGCCTCCATTAAACATAAATCTTGAGACTCTTCATTACTACCAGTAATCGTTCTTGCACTGCTCTCATCCAGAACAGATTGGTAAAGCTCAACAAATTCATCAAATGTTAAGCTACTATCTTCGCTGTGAGAAACAGCCATCACCGTACACTTTAATTCTTCCTCTGTTAGATGTATTCCAAGCTTATTGAGGAAGCAAGTGATTTCATGCAAACTGAGCCTCCCGTCGCCATTATCGTCCAAGGTATCGAACATTCTACGAATTTCATGGGGAACAGATGAAAGTGCCATGCTTTGCTTTTGTGCATAAACTTAATTCAATAATAGGTGATCTTTATTGTCTGGGGATTCAACATATATAAGAGGGGCTACAAGATTTCTAGGTGCGTGGAAAGAGGATCTGAAAAATCGAAGTCCAATCTGTGGATTTTAATCTGGAAGAACTAGAAGCTTCTGGATGTAAGAGCGTCTGAAGGATTCCTGGCATAGAACCATTCATACCATTTCCGTGGTATTTTGTTTTGTAGAGGGGCAGGGGCAGGGGCAGAGGAAAAAGAATAGCGGACAAGTTAGTAAAGGAAAGCGGCGGCGTGAGTCAGGTTCACGCGACTCTTAAGTCAGGTTCACGTTACTCTTAAAGTCAGGCTCACATGATTCTTACTTTCTCAATAGTAATTTACATTAAATTTAAGTGGAAGGTTTAAATTTGATGGTTTTATCTTATCTTTAGAGATATTAGTTCCTCCAAGAAATTATAGCAAAGGCTTAAACATTAAACCGCTATTAATCTTTGCCCTCTCAACCAATCAATTTGTCAGAAAGTTTTGCAATATTTTATTTCCAACTATTTGCTATCAAGGAGTGGCCCATTTTTAGTGAAAATTTTGATGCACCCTATTTTGCCATCTCTGATTTGCATTGCAAACGGTTGAGAGAGGGTTCATAATTTTTCATAAGAGAGAATGCACAATTAACGAAGGAAGGGCAACGAACAAAGGTCTTGGGATATTCGTTTCTGGCAATATGACTTGGAAGATGTGTGGCTTGCATGCAAAAACACAACACATTCCTTATCTCTGTTTACTAAAAGTTCAGAAACCCTAGGCCAGGATTTAATagccaaaacaataaaaaattactTCCACCTCAAATTAAGGGTGGGGAAAATGTGTTAATTGCAGGCGGTGACTGCAATTCAAGATTTTTGACTATAACTGTTGTATCATGAATAATCTAACTATTTCTTTTTTGTTGTAGGTTATGGCTTTCCGCTGTAGTCTAACTTGGAGAGCTGGCTTCCAGAAGAAATATTTGAGTAGGTCTTTAGTCGACATGCAGCATAGGAGATTCGAACTCAAGCTGACCAATGTACATTCTCTTAACATCAAAACCTTAGTGGTTGTTGCtaaaaaatgagatgcaactatTGAGGTACATTATTTATCAGAAATTTTAAATGAGATGATGTCGTTGTTTTAATCCAAAGCCTTGTGGATCCATGAAATAATATAAGTGACCCGTGGAATCACCAAGAAACacttgaattaactttgaataAATATATCACGTGAGAATACAGAAGCACACATTTATGTGAAATATATTTATTAACTGTATGTGGAAACATTATATTTCTATGCAATGATTTACTCATATGAGGGTTAAATCTCTTGTTGGTATGGACATAGGAGCATTGACTATAAATGAGCAAATATAGGCACCTGGCCCAGAAGTTCAGGATAAGATAGCTTTTATGATTAATAATATTTCAACAACCAACTTGAAAACCAAATTGAGGGAGTTTTTGGAGATTTTGAATGATCACTACTATCCATGGTTTGCTCAGTATATGGTGATGAAAAGGTGAGTGTGGTATTTTTGTATCAACTATTTTTACTGAAAGTACCTGgtcatttatattttttaattaacctACAATCTTTTGCTAACACATCAACAATTATTTTGTAGGGCTAGTATTGAACCCCATTTTTATGACTTGTGTTTGAAGTTTTTGGACAAGATCAATTCGAAATTACtgcacaaaaaaatcatcaaagcTACTTATGAAAAATTGCAAGGTTAGTTTTATCTTTTATGGGCTTCTGGTTCTTTGGCACAGAATATGGACCTCTGTATCTCATAATGTTTTTGTGTCAAAAAACTAGGATTTTATATCATTGGTGGGTTCTTTTAAAGTTGGAGCTTATTAAATCTAGTTTAGAAGAACGATCTTTACTCAAAAATCTTGGAAGTTGCCTTGGGAAACTTACTATTGGTAGAAACTAGGCATTGCGGGCTCGGGAAATTGATCCTAAACTTTTGATCATTGAGGTTATTCTTATTTTCATTTTCCTTCTATTTATGACTACCTTGTGATAATTAAATTCTTTACTTGTAGAGTTGCTTGTTCTCTTCAAAAGAAGGCTAGAATGGATAATAAGACATGTTGTAAATTGATTCTTTCACATTTTGTATTGAAACATCCTATCAAGATGGTTTGTTCTAGGGCAATGCCTGTAAGTGCCACCTCTAGTGaggtttgttacaaaaaaaaatcatctagACACAATTTCAAGTTGTTTTTAGCCAGAATAGTTTATTTCAATGTAGTTACTTATTGCTTTGGATTTCAAATATATAGGAAAAAACTAGAATTCTTGATTTTGTCTATAACCTAGGATTGTACAGAATTTATTTGAGAATAATATATCTTTTAACAATGTGTGTATTGAATCAAATGGTGAGAGGAAAAATTAGAATTCTTTATTTTTTCCATTGCCTAGCCTTCTACTAAATTATATATAATCTTATC from Cryptomeria japonica chromosome 3, Sugi_1.0, whole genome shotgun sequence harbors:
- the LOC131070985 gene encoding calmodulin-like protein 2; protein product: MALSSVPHEIRRMFDTLDDNGDGRLSLHEITCFLNKLGIHLTEEELKCTVMAVSHSEDSSLTFDEFVELYQSVLDESSARTITGSNEESQDLCLMEAFKVYDLDEDGYISSSELQQVLSNLGLIEQGRHYLEDCERMICRFDENSDGLIDFSEVKNMMTTKS